Genomic window (Psychromonas sp. L1A2):
GCCAAGTATGAACATTAACCAAATACCGCCCATTAGTGCAAAAGGTAAGGTAGATAGAATCAATAAGACTTCACCAACACGTCTAAAGGCTAAATAAAGCAAAATAATAATGATCAAAACAGTAATAGGAATCACCTTCGCTAAACGCGCATTGGCTTTTTCCATGTACTCATATTGACCAGACCAAAGTAATGAATAACCCGCTGGTAAACTAACTTGGTCGTTCACAATATCACGCGCTTCATTAACATAAGAGCCCAAATCACGACCTTCAATATCAACAAAAATCCAACCGTTTAAACGGGCATTTTCTGTTTTTATCATCGGTGCGCCCGATTCAATATAAACCCTAGCGACATCGTTTAAGCTAATGGTCATTTTTGAAGGGGTAATAATAGGCAATGATTTAAGTGCAGAAACGGAATCACGATAATCATTTGGATAACGTAAATTAACAGGATAACGCTCTAACCCTTCAATGGTTTCAGTAATATTTTGACCACCAATCGCAACAGCGACTAGCTGCTGAATTTCAGCAATATTAAGTCCATAACGCCCTGCTTTTTCACGATCAATATCCACTTTCACATAACGTCCACCACTAACACGCTCGGCATAGACAGAAGCCGTGCCAGGGACGTCTTTTAAAATCTGTTCAACTTGTTTACCTATTTTTTCAATTTCAGCTAAATCTCCACCAGCGATTTTGATACCAATAGGCGTTTTAATACCCGTTGCTAACATATCGATACGTGTTTTAATTGGCATTACCCAAGCATTCGTTAACCCTGGGAACTGAATTAAACTATCGAGTTCCTGTTTTAACTTGTCTTTGGTCATGCCTGCTCGCCATTCGCTTTTAGGCTTAAATTGAATAGTGGTTTCAATCATGGTTAACGGCGCAGGATCGGTTGCGGTTTCTGCACGGCCAATTTTTCCCCATACGGTTTTAACTTCTGGTACGGTTTTAATTAGCTTATTAGTTTGCTGCAATATTTGACGCGCTTTACCCACCGACACACCTGGGTAAGTGGTGGGCATATACATTAAATCGCCTTCATCTAACGGCGGTATAAACTCACTACCAATTTTATTTACCGGATAGAAACCCACTGCTAATAAACACAAAGCAAAAACAATCAATAACTTAGGAAAACGTAAACCAAAAGTTAAAAATGGTTTATAAATCGCGACCACTAAACGGTTTAAAGGATTTTTATGTTCAGGCAGTACTTTACCGCGAATGAAATAACCCATTAAGACAGGAATCAAAGTAATCGCTAAACCAGCGGATGCGGCCATTGCATAGGTTTTAGTAAAAGCGAGTGGTGAAAACATCTTGCCTGATTGCCCTTCTAACGCAAAAACAGGTAAGAAACTGAAGGTAATAATTAATAATGAAAAGAATAAAGCAGGCCCGACTTCCGTTGCCGCTTTAGCAATAACCTGCCAACGATTGTCATCGGTCAGCTCCATTTTTTCCATGTGTTTATGCACATTTTCAATCATGACTATTGCACCATCGACCATCGCACCGATCGCAATCGCAATCCCGCCTAAAGACATGATATTGGCGTTAATACCTTGCCACGACATAATAATAAACGCGACAAAAATACCCACCGGTAAACTGAGTAAAACCACCAGCGACGAACGAAAGTGAAATAAGAAAGCAGCACACACTAATACCACTACAATGAACTCTTCAAGCAGCTTATCGTAAAGGTTTTCTACCGCTGAATTAATCAATTCAGAACGATCATAAGTTGGAATAATTTCTACTCCATCTGGCAAGCCTTTTTGTAGCTCATTCAATTTATCTTTAACCGCTTCGATTACCCCTTGGGCATTTTCACCAAAGCGCATCACCACTACACCACTGACCACTTCACCTTCGCCATTAAGCTCAGTAATACCACGGCGCATTTGTGGCCCTAAACGAATTTCAGCAACATCACCTAATAACAAAGGTGTGCCGTTATCATTCACCCGTAAAGGGATAACTTTAAGGTCATCAATAGAGGAAATATAACCAGAAGTTCGCACCATATACTCAGCTTCGGCCATTTCTATTACACTAGCGCCTGATTCTTGGTTAGCACTTTTAATCGCGTTGCTAATCGTGGTTAGCGACAGGTTGTAAGCACGTAGTTTGTTAGGGTCAACACGGACTTGATACTGTTTCACCATACCACCGACCGTTGCGACTTCAGACACACCCGCGACGGTTTGTAGTTCAAATTTTAAGAACCAATCTTGTAAACTACGTAATTCACTTAAATCATGTTGTCCGGTTTTATCAACTAACGCATAGCTAAAGATCCAACCGACCCCCGTTGCATCCGGTCCTAACGCAGACCTTGCTTGTGGTGGTAAATTGGGGGCGACTTGTGACAAGTATTCAAGCACTCGAGAACGTGCCCAATAGATATCAGTATCGTCATCAAAAATGATATAAACATAAGAATCACCAAAGAATGAATACCCTCGAACAGTCACTGCACCTGGCACACTTAACATCGCAGTGGTTAATGGGTAAGTCACTTGATCTTCAACCACTTGTGGCACTTGACCTGGGTAAGTTGTTTTAATGATCACTTGTACATCGGATAAATCGGGTAAAGCATCAATCGGTGTTTTTTGTAATGAGAAAACACCATAAGCGACAATCACAGCGGTCATCAACAACACCATGATGCGGTTTTTTATCGACCAATTAATAACGTGAGCAATCATAATATCATCACCCTTTTATTAGCATATAAAGTAGTCGTTTGTAGCGAACCTACCTCTATTGAATCTAAATCTTCTGGGCTATCCAAATCTTCTGAGCTATCTAGCTCGTCAGAATCATCTTCTCCATTTAAGTAATCAGATGTTTCTTTAAGGCGCATCGCCTTCTGGTCCATCTCATTTTGCTCTTCTAACATACGATCAAAATCAGCACTGATACTCGACTCACTATCCAATAAAAACTGTGCCGAAGTTACTATTTTTTGCCCAACTTCAAGACCGGATAATATTTCGATAGTTTGTTGATTCTCAATGCCGACTTTAACCAGTACAGACCTAAACTTACCGTCGCCCATCGCTAGTACAACTCGATTCATATTACCTGCATAAATCACTGCTTCGCGTGGTATGTATAAACGTTCTTCATCCATTTTAGGCGTGATAACAACCGATGAAAACATATTAGGTTTCAGCATTTGATTAGGGTTATCAAACTGTAATCTGACACGAAGCGTACGATTACTTTCGCTCATTTCAGGATAGATAAACCCTACTTTTCCTACCCACTCTTTACCCGGGAAATAATCTAATGTCATACTCGCCATATCGCCTAACTTGATCAAAGAGACTTGCGCGGCGAACACTTCAACATCGACCCAAACGGTATCTAAATTAACGGCAGTAATAACCGTGGTAGAAGGTGAAATAAATGCACCTTCATTTACGTTTAAGTCGGTAATAGTGCCTTTATTAGGTGCGTAAATATCAATACGTTGTGCTACTTTTCTAGATCTTATCAATTGCTTAATTTGCCAAGTACTAATACCGAGTACCTTTAAACGCGCTTTTGATGAAGTAATTAATACACTACGATTAAGCTTAACCGCATTCAATAAAGACTCTTGTGCTTTCACTAATTCAGGAGAATAAAGTGAGTACAACTTTTGCCCTTCTTCTACTTCAATACCCACTGACTTAACGTATAGTTTCTCTATCCAACCTGACACACGACTATTGATTTGCCATAACGCATCTTGATTAGCTTGCACGCTGCCTAAGCTTTTAATATTTAAATCAAACTGGCTTTTTTTTACTATCGCAGTACGTACCCCAAGGTTATTTTCTACGACAGGAGAAATGGTTACAGTTCCTTCTTCACTATTACCATTAGCTTCTTCATACACGGGTACTAAATCCATACCCATTGGAGACTGGCCAGGCTTATCTCGACGGTAATTTGCATCCATTGGTGCAACCCAATATTTAATCTTTGGTTCTGCTTTTTCCTGCTCTTCATAAACGGGGACTAAATCCATACCCATTGGAGACTGACCAGGCTTATCTCGACGGTAGTTTGCATCCATTGGTGCAACCCAGTATTTAATTTTTGGTTCTGCTTTAGACTCAGCTTTCTTTTTTTCAGCGTAAACAGGCACTAAATCCATGCCCATTGGCGATTGACCTGGTTTGTCACGACGATAGTTTGCATCCATTGGTGCAACCCAATATATAATTTCAGGTTGTTCATTTGATGTTGTGCTACTCATCCCTAAATGTAATATCCCACTTTGGTTTACAAAAAAACCAATGCCGAATCCTGCTGATAAAACTGCGATCAGTAATAATATAGTGCGCATAATTTATTCCTTAAAGTGCCTGAAAATAACGAATTTTAGAAAGGCTTTTCAGGCCATCAAAATAGAGTTGTTGATATTCAATAGAGAGATTCAATTCATCCATATAAGCTTGAATGACGTCAATAAAGGGACGAGTATTTGATTGATAGCTTTGTACTAAAGCCTCAGCACGTGACTTAGCTTGCTTTAATAAGCTATTTTTATAACGTAATTGACGCGAAGCAAGCTGCTGATAATTAACAATTTCAGCTTTAAGTTGAGCATTGAGTTGACGTATTAAAAGGCGATGTTCCGCTTGTTTTTGACCTTTGTTATGTACTGCAGCAATCATTTGTTGATCTTGGCGTTGATCAGTAAAAATTGGCAAGTCCATAGAAACAAAACCACTCAGTAAATCAGGTCGAGCACTACCGTTATCAAACTCAGACAAACGATGTCCATAACCTAATTCAACTTTAAAGCTTGGCTTATAATTCTGCTTTGCTAAATCAACACCGCTATCAGCCACTAAAATATTTTGCTTTAATGCTAATACCTTAGGATGCTTAGTTAATAATTCATAATGCTCTATATTACGTGTTTCACTAGCCTTGATATAAGTTAAGGTATCAGCCCAAGCTGGTATAGTGGTTGGTAATTCTTGATAAGCTAATTGCCCTATCCATTCACTTAATAAACTACGATAAGTCAATGAATGCTGTGATAATTTAGCTAATTTTTCATCTAATAATCCCAGTTCAATATCTGCATTAATGAGATCTTCATTTTCAATAAGACCTAATGAATACTGTGACTCTAAGTCTTGATAAAGGCTGTTAAATAACTGTTTATTTTGGCTGACTAATTGAATAGATTTTTCAATAAAAAGGATGTTTAACCATAAATCACGTACTGTTTTTTTCACTAATAAACGGCGCTCTAATCCTTGAAAAACAACCGTTTCCGACTGTAAATGAAAGCCTTGTTTAGAGATAGCTAATGAATCACCACGGCTAAATTGCTGAGCAATCCCCACTGTTAACTGGGTCATTGGCTCATTATCGAGTGAAAAACTATCTGTTGGTAAATTGGCTACCCCTAGCTTTATTGTAGGGTCCGCTAATGTTGCACTGCTATTACCCTTTGCAATTAATGAGGCTTGTTGTGCTTCATAAACTTGTTGTCCTGGATCGTCTTGTAATGCAATCTGCTGTGCATCTTGTAATGACAACGCAGAAACATGCAATGTAACCACTGTGCATAACAGCACAGATAGATTAAAGATTTTCATCTGTTTTCCTTTTACCCAGTGAATGGGTAACTAATTAATCTTTTAAAATACTGAATTGCGCCATCTCAAAAAATAAAGAGATCACGGCTTAAAAAATTAACTAAATAATGGAGGACGATAAAGACTTGTAGGCTGGGGAATAAGTGGGGAAATATTCAAAGAGGGATAATTAAATTGGCTATAAACCAATGAGAGAAGCTGTTTATTTTCAATAAAGTGAGTAACAGAAACAACATTCATCATGTCACAATCATTTTGACAATCATTCATGCTCATCATTTCAGTATTACAATGACCAGAGTCCATCATCATTTTGCAATAAGTTACTGATGGATTTTCACTTTTAGATAGCGATACAGAAGCCATTACTTTTTGCATAAAAGTAATTTGAATCGTCAATATTAAAAGTAAAGTGATAAGCTTTTTCATTAACTCAATGCTGCTCTTTATCTATCAGTGATTATTAAGTGTCTAAATTTATAATAGCCATAACGACAAATATGACTTTATTAATTATTAAAGATAAAGCTTCCCCTAGGGGTAAGGTCAAACAATAACTTTAAAAATAGAGTCTTATCTTAAAATATCTTAAAATATCTTAAAATATCTTAAAATATCTTAAAATATCTTAAAACGATTTCTCAGCAACCTCTGATTTATCTTAAAAAGGTTGATTTCTATGAGTATTGATTCACTCTAGTCAACAATATACTTTATTGACTGCATTTATTTACAATAAATTCGGTATTCAATAACAAAGAAATGTAAATAATTCTTCTATCATCTCATTCAATTTAAACATTAATGGAAAACTATGAATTCAGACAATAATCCTATGGAATTAGATCTAGGACAACAACATATCATTACACAACGAAGATATGAGGCTTTAGGAGCAATAAATGATTTTTTCATTGCCGTGTGGTTTTTAATTGGTAGTTTTTTCTTCCTCTCTGATTCTCTTGTGCAAAGTGGTACTTGGTTATTTATCGTTGGCAGTGCCCAACTGTTGATAAAACCTGTTTTAAAACTAATTAGCTTGATACATGTGAAGAAAATTTATGACTCTAAAAAGAACCAAAATAAAAAAAACAGTGACATTTAAAACAGCTAACGTCTTAATATTATTTATTTAAACATTTTTAATAAAATGGCTGTAACAACTTATTTATGATTTAAAAAGGATTAAACTCCACTTAAAAAACTCAGTAAACTTTCAGTTTCTCTTCAGCCAACCTTAAGCTTACAAACATAACATTTCCATATTATTTTATAGTGCGGAAATATCCATGAAAATCAATTATCTTAAAAAAATCACTTGTTTAAATAAACTCTCTTTAAATATTAATACGCTTGTCATTTTACTTGCCATTTATTTTTCTGTCGTCTTTAACCAACCTATTATCCAGAAGGTATACGCCTTATCTGACTATGATTTTCCTTTATATTTAATAAGCTACATTTTACTGTTCGCTGCTTTTCTGGTTATCTTCAGTCTATTAGCTTGGCCTTATTTATTTAAAATAATTTTTATTCCATTGGTTATTTCATCTGCTATCGCATTTTATGCAAGTAGTAAATATAACGTAATATTTGATTACACCATGGTTGAAAATATTTTTGAAACGAACAGTGGAGAGAGTATTTCTTATTTGAATATCAGCTCTGTTATTTGGTTTATTGTGCTCGGCCTATTACCTTCTTTATTGTTATTAAAAGTAAAAGTCACTTACAACGACAGTCTATTAAAAATGCTATTTATGAAAGCAGTATTGTTGTGTAGCGGTATATTAATTATCTTATTAATTGCGATGTTTTATTATAAAGATTATGCCTCTATTGGACGTAATAATGCTTACTTAAATAAAATGATAAACCCAGCTCATGTTTACAATACTTACAAGTATATTAAGAAAAGCTATTTCAATAAAGCAGTGCCATATTTACCACTAGGGCAAGATGCGATAATAACACCAGCCGATAATCACAAACCAACATTGATGGTTTTTGTTGTTGGTGAGACAGCGCGCTCACAAAATATTACTTATAATGGCTACCAGCGGAATACCAATCCTTACACAGAAAATATGGGGTTGATTTCATTTAAGCATGTTCAAACCTGTGGCACAGCTACCGCGGTATCGTTACCTTGTTTATTCTCAAATATGAGTCGTACAAGTTACAACAAACAAAAAGCGAACAATCAAGATAACCTGTTAGATATACTCAGCCATGCAGGAGTAGAAGTACATTGGATAGATAACGATGGTGGCGACAAGCAAGTAGCAAAAAATCTTGATAAAATAGACATAAACAAAAGTGAAAATAGCGACTTATGCAATAAACATAGCTGTTATGATCAAGTATTATTGCGTCAACTCCCTCGTTTAATAGCGAAACAACCTAATAAAGATAAGCTGTTTGCATTGCATTTAATTGGAAGCCATGGTCCTACTTATTACCAACGCTACCCAAAAGACAAAACCTTGTTTAAACCCGCTTGTGAACGAAGTGATATTGAAAATTGTAGCGACCAAGAAATCGTTAATGTTTATGATAATACCATCGCATATACTGACTATGTGTTAGCTGGAACGATTACATTACTTAAACAGTACCAAGAACAATATAACGTGGCACTTTTTTACTTATCTGATCACGGTGAATCATTAGGTGAAAATGGTTTATATCTACACGGTACGCCTTATGTAGTTGCTCCTTACGAACAAACACATGTACCTTGGTTTATGTGGGCAAATGATGCTTACTTTACAAGTAAAGCGCTTGATAAATCATGTTTACAGCAAAAAGCAGCAAATGATTTCGTATCGCATGATAATTTATTTCATACCTTATTGGGCTTTTACGGTGTCAACACAACACAGAAAAATAAAGACTTAGATATTACCTTCTCTTGTAAGGCATAAATTGTAAAACATAAGTTATAGAGCATAGATTAGAAAAGGTAATTTAATAAGTAGTAGTTAATAAGTAGTGGTTAATAAGTAATAGTTACTAGGCATTCGATAATACTATCGTTACGAATACCAATAATAGAGATAATAAATGAAAATTTTAGTCGTTGAAGACTCCCAGCATTTACGTCGAAGTTTAATCGTCGGGCTAAGTAATTTAGGCTTCACTGTCGAAGCAACTGGGGATGGTAGTGAGGGGCTAAACCTTGCACTTTATAACCAGTTTGACCTGATTATTTTAGATCTCATGTTACCTAATATTGATGGTATGACGCTTTTAAAAACAATTCGCCAAGCCAATATACACAGTAAAGTCATTATTCTTTCAGCTCGAGTTACTGTAGATGACAGAGTAAATGGTTTATTAGCAGGCGCTGATGATTACTTGGTTAAGCCTTTCTCTTTTGATGAATTACATGCACGTATCATGAGTATTCAAAAAAGAGGCGAAATATCTCACTTTAACAATGTCATCAAACAGGATGACTTTGTACTGGATACTCAACAAAAAAGCTTTGCTTACCAAAATCATCTCATTGACCTCACTAAACATGAATTCAAAATTATTGAAGTTATTTTCAGCGCTAAAGGTAACGTAGTTAGTACCAGTAAAATAAGTGAATCTGTAGTTGGTCACTTTGACGAACTATCTAAAAATAGTATTGAAGCACACCTTTCATCCGTCAGAAGAAAAGCTAAACAAGTAGGTGGTATATTACCTATTAAAAATAGACGTGGTTTTGGTTATTTAGTTGAGCAATCGTAATGAAATCGATTAAAAAAGATATCGTTCGCGCCATTACCATCATTCCTGCGATCATAATTTTCACTATCTTTATAGCGATCGATATTATTTTAGATGGGTGGGTTAATGAAAAGTTTGATGAATCACTAGTCACTAAATCAAATTATTTAAAAACATTAATAGAAGTTCACCCTCAAGGTGTAGAGTTTGATTTTTCAGATGAATTTATGCCAGAGTTTGTCGATGCAAATAAAATACAATACTTTCAACTATGGGTCGATAACAAACCCTTCGAGCGTTCTAAATCTTTAGCTGAATACCCAGAAGAACAACTTGCCAAACAAGATCTCACTATTAATACTTTTAAAATCATTAATGTTGAATTACCTGATGGGCGTACAGGTCGTTCTATCATGAGCTACTTTCATCCACAAGTACCAAGTCGACTAAGGGGTGAAGTTGCCCCTTTCCAACATACCGCTTTCTTCACCGTCACCGTATCCGATGAAGATTTGTCTTGGGCATTGCTTGCTCTTGATATTGTATTCTGGCTAGTTTTTATTACCTTTATTATTGGTATGCGTTATCTTGTTATTTCTCAAATAGATAAAGGTTTAAAGCCACTTCTATTGCTCAATGACGAGATAGCCCACTTGAAAGTGGATAAATCAACCTCGTCTCTTAGAAAGCTAACCGATGAACATATCGAGATAGCACCAATACGAGCAGAGTTATTACGCTTTATTGAACTATCTCAGCAAACGCTACAAGAAGAGCAACGCTTATCGGCTGATATTGCACATGAACTTAAAACGCCAATTGCAGAGATCATTAGTCTCAGTGAATTACATATTCAATACCCTAATGATCATCGAATCGCAGACAGTTATTCTGAGGATATGTTGTCTATTGCACAACGTATGAAACACATAGTAAATAACCTGATGATGTTAAATCAAAGTGACGAATATTTGTTAAAGCGACAAAACGAAAATGTAGTATTAAGCGAAGAAATAAATGAAGTCCTTTCATTTATTCAAAGTAACCAAACCAATGCTTACGAAAGAATAAATATCAAAAACACATTGTTAGGAACAACTGTTAATTTAGATATCGTTAGCTTTAATATTATTATGACTAACTTAATAAATAATGCGATTTTTCATAGCCCTGAGCAGTCAGAGATTAATTTAGAGGTTGCCAAAACAAACCAAGGAACAATTTATATAATACTACAAAATAGGTTAACCAATTCAATATCAGAAGCGCAGTTAAATAAAATATTTAAACCACTTTATCAAGTAGATTCATCACGAACTAAGAATGATCATTATGGATTAGGACTCGCTATCGTTGAAAAACTGTGTTCAATTAACAGCTACGAAATTAAAGCAATGCTTCCTACACCTGACATTATAGAATTTAGACTCACACTTAACAAAATTGAACTCAGTTAAACGAAGCTAACGATAACTTTCTCTTGAAATTTGGTTTACCAATTATCATTTTTTAATGAAAATACATTATTCTGTCGCTTTAAAAGCAATATTTGTTTAAAAAAAACACAAAAATAAAAGTATAAAATAAGACTATTTGTGATTTATTTTGAAAAATAATGTGTGAAATAGTGAAAAAAAACCAATTACACGATCAAGCACACATTTTATCCCCTGCTTTCGTGACCTATGTAATGCTAATAAATTTTTTCTTCCTTTACTCTTTCCTTAATAAAGTTTTAACAACATAAAAACTTTAAAGTAACAATTTAAGCTTTATCAATAATATTTTTATTCAAATTAAAAGTGCATTTTCAAAAAACTTGAGATGGCTCGGAATGATAGACAGATAAAGCTAAATATAAGCAATTAATTTTTAGCCCTTAAAAAGGAATGTAACGATGAAAAAACTATTTAAAACTGCATTAATTAGCGCAGGCTTACTTATGTCAGCAAGCTCTTTTGCAGCTGATTACCCTTCAAAAAACATACGTTTAATCGTGCCATTCGGTGCAGGTGGTGGTACAGATGCAGTAGGTCGTACATTAGCTAATAGCGCTAAAGATATTCTAGGCACAAGTATTTCAGTAATGAATAGAACAGGTGGTGCAGGTGCAGTAGGAATGAGTTTTGGTGCTCGTCAACGTGCTGACGGTTATACCCTTACTGTTGTAACACGTGAAATTGCTTCGTTACCACAAATGGGATTAATGCAAAATACTGCAGACGACTTCAAACTAATTCGCATGGTTAACTTAGATCCAGCAGTTATTTTAGTGCCTGCAGATAGCCCATTTAACACAGTTAATGATTTAGTAGCAGAAGCTAAAAAAATGCCAGGAAAAGTAAAATTCGCTTCAACGGCAGCGCCAAACTTTTACTTAATGGCATTAGAGCAAGACCAAGACATCAAACTTAATGCTGTGCCATACAACGGCTCTTCAGAAGCGATTCCTTCAGTATTAGGTCATCACACACAAGTAACAATGGTAACGCCTGGTGAAGCAATTGCTCAATTACGTTCAGGTCAACTTAAAGCATTAGGTGTTATGTCAGAAGAGCGTATTTCTTACATTCCAGATGTACCAACATTAAAAGAACAAGGTCTTAATGTTACAACGGGTACATGGCGTGGCATTGGCGCACCTAAAGATACGCCTGATGAAATCATTGAAATCTTAGGTAATGCATTTGACCAAGCAATGGCTTCAGCTGAATTTAAAGAGTTTATGTCTAAAGGGGCAATGACTATTCACCCTCTTAAAGCGCAAGAGTTCACTGACTTTGTAAAACAAGATACTGAATTACTTAGCAAGTTTATTAAATAAGCTTTATTAGTTAAACCGTATCAATCGAAGCCAAGGCATTTACCTTGGCTTTTACCGTTTCATATTACTTAACAAATTTGTGTTTATTAGAGAGTTTATTATGCTCAATCGCAACATTTTCTTCCCAAGCCTAGTGATATTTTTGAGCCTCGTTTTTTTAGTGCTCATTTCGCAATTCGAAGAGCCTAGGTATCAAGATGCACCTGTAGGTGCTGGTTTCTTTCCAGCAGTAATTGCTATTATTCAAATAATAATATGTAGCGTTTTAATCATTCAATATAAGAAAAAACAAAAACCACCAACACCACAAAAAGAAATAACACTGATTTCAAGCCACTCCATCTTTGGTTTCACTTTTTTAATTGGTTATGCCGTGTTGATTACGCTTGTTGGTTACTTACCTGCAAGTCTAATTGGTTTCACTTATTACCTTCTCTTTTATCGTATTAAAAAACCACTTTATTACGTCACTGCGTGGGTATTTGTATTTGCTATTTATTTTCTTTTTAGTGAAGTTTTTATTATTTCACTACCGGAAGGTC
Coding sequences:
- a CDS encoding tripartite tricarboxylate transporter substrate binding protein, with amino-acid sequence MKKLFKTALISAGLLMSASSFAADYPSKNIRLIVPFGAGGGTDAVGRTLANSAKDILGTSISVMNRTGGAGAVGMSFGARQRADGYTLTVVTREIASLPQMGLMQNTADDFKLIRMVNLDPAVILVPADSPFNTVNDLVAEAKKMPGKVKFASTAAPNFYLMALEQDQDIKLNAVPYNGSSEAIPSVLGHHTQVTMVTPGEAIAQLRSGQLKALGVMSEERISYIPDVPTLKEQGLNVTTGTWRGIGAPKDTPDEIIEILGNAFDQAMASAEFKEFMSKGAMTIHPLKAQEFTDFVKQDTELLSKFIK
- a CDS encoding sensor histidine kinase, with translation MKSIKKDIVRAITIIPAIIIFTIFIAIDIILDGWVNEKFDESLVTKSNYLKTLIEVHPQGVEFDFSDEFMPEFVDANKIQYFQLWVDNKPFERSKSLAEYPEEQLAKQDLTINTFKIINVELPDGRTGRSIMSYFHPQVPSRLRGEVAPFQHTAFFTVTVSDEDLSWALLALDIVFWLVFITFIIGMRYLVISQIDKGLKPLLLLNDEIAHLKVDKSTSSLRKLTDEHIEIAPIRAELLRFIELSQQTLQEEQRLSADIAHELKTPIAEIISLSELHIQYPNDHRIADSYSEDMLSIAQRMKHIVNNLMMLNQSDEYLLKRQNENVVLSEEINEVLSFIQSNQTNAYERINIKNTLLGTTVNLDIVSFNIIMTNLINNAIFHSPEQSEINLEVAKTNQGTIYIILQNRLTNSISEAQLNKIFKPLYQVDSSRTKNDHYGLGLAIVEKLCSINSYEIKAMLPTPDIIEFRLTLNKIELS
- a CDS encoding tripartite tricarboxylate transporter TctB family protein translates to MLNRNIFFPSLVIFLSLVFLVLISQFEEPRYQDAPVGAGFFPAVIAIIQIIICSVLIIQYKKKQKPPTPQKEITLISSHSIFGFTFLIGYAVLITLVGYLPASLIGFTYYLLFYRIKKPLYYVTAWVFVFAIYFLFSEVFIISLPEGLLFF